A single Lactuca sativa cultivar Salinas chromosome 8, Lsat_Salinas_v11, whole genome shotgun sequence DNA region contains:
- the LOC111903405 gene encoding CDPK-related kinase 4, with the protein MGHCCSKDAVADSAVKDDDNNAGSTVPNRPRTPKPRTPSPAVGNGTNGRSSTNTPSHSFTGSPWHSTYPAGVPPTPSPARTPRRMFKWPFPPPSPAKPIMSAIMKRQGNGKGKGNTAATGTIPEDEGGEGERALDKSFGYQRNFGSKYELGKEIGRGHFGHTCWAKGKKGALKNQPVAVKIISKAKMTTAISIEDVRREVKLLKGLSGHQHMVQFHDAFEDDQNVYIVMELCEGGELLDRILSRGGRYTENDAKSIVVQILSVASFCHLQGVVHRDLKPENFLFSTREEDSALKVIDFGLSDYARPELRLNDIVGSAYYVAPEVLHRSYNVEADIWSIGVITYILLCGSRPFFARTESGIFRSVLRADPNLNDSPWPSVTLEAKDFVKRLLNKDHRKRMTASQALTHPWLRDENRAIPLDILIYKLVKTYLRASPLKRAALKALSKALTEDEIVYLRAQFELLDPKDGCVSLDNFRMALVKHSTAAMKESRVLDILDAMKPLSYTRMGFEEFCAAAISPHQLEALENWEMIASTAFDYFELEGNRVISVDALAQEMNVGPSAHAILKDWIRNTDGKLNFLGYTKLLHGLTIRSSNTRHH; encoded by the exons ATGGGACATTGCTGTAGCAAAGACGCCGTCGCAGACTCGGCTGTCAAAGACGACGACAATAACGCCGGATCCACCGTCCCCAACAGACCGCGTACCCCAAAACCGCGTACACCGTCACCTGCCGTAGGCAACGGAACCAACGGGAGGTCTAGCACCAACACTCCGAGTCATTCTTTCACCGGAAGTCCATGGCACAGTACGTACCCCGCGGGGGTACCCCCGACGCCATCACCGGCGAGGACGCCGAGGCGGATGTTCAAGTGGCCTTTCCCACCTCCGTCTCCGGCAAAGCCGATCATGTCAGCGATTATGAAACGGCAGGGTAACGGAAAGGGAAAAGGGAACACGGCGGCGACGGGGACGATACCGGAAGATGAAGGCGGAGAGGGAGAACGAGCGTTGGATAAGAGTTTCGGGTACCAGAGGAATTTCGGGTCAAAGTATGAGTTGGGGAAGGAGATCGGAAGAGGGCATTTCGGGCATACTTGTTGGGCAAAGGGCAAAAAGGGAGCTCTCAAGAATCAACCCGTTGCTgtaaaaatcatttcaaaagcTAAG ATGACAACAGCCATATCAATTGAAGATGTACGTAGGGAGGTAAAGTTATTAAAGGGCTTATCTGGACATCAACACATGGTCCAGTTCCATGATGCATTTGAAGATGATCAGAACGTATACATAGTTATGGA GCTGTGTGAAGGGGGAGAACTCCTTGACCGGATTTTATCCAG AGGTGGAAGATATACAGAAAATGATGCTAAATCCATAGTTGTACAAATCCTAAGTGTAGCATCCTTTTGTCATCTTCAAGGTGTAGTGCATCGTGACTTAAAGCCAGag AACTTTCTATTTAGCACAAGAGAGGAAGATTCGGCATTAAAGGTTATAGACTTTGGTTTGTCTGATTATGCAAGACCAG AGCTACGGCTGAATGATATTGTTGGAAGCGCGTATTATGTAGCACCAGAAGTGCTCCATAGATCATACAATGTAGAAGCTGATATTTGGAGTATTGGTGTGATAACATATATTTTATTATGTGGAAGCCGACCTTTTTTTGCTAGAACTGAATCTGGAATCTTCCGATCCGTTTTAAGAGCCGATCCTAATCTTAATGACTCACCTTGGCCTTCTGTAACCCTAGAAGCCAAAGATTTTGTCAAAAGACTTCTcaataaagatcatagaaaaagaaTGACAGCCTCACAAGCCTTAA CTCACCCGTGGCTAAGAGATGAAAATCGTGCAATTCCTCTAGACATTTTGATTTAtaaattagtgaaaacatatctTCGGGCCTCGCCTTTAAAGCGCGCAGCACTTAAG GCTCTCTCGAAAGCTTTGACTGAAGATGAGATTGTTTACTTAAGGGCTCAGTTTGAGTTATTGGATCCGAAAGATGGGTGTGTTTCTCTCGACAATTTTAGAATG GCTCTGGTGAAACATTCGACTGCTGCCATGAAAGAATCGCGGGTACTTGATATCTTGGATGCG ATGAAGCCACTTTCTTATACCCGAATGGGATTTGAAGAGTTTTGTGCTGCTGCTATTAGTCCACATCAACTTGAAGCTCTTGAGAATTGGGAGATGATTGCAAGTACAGCTTTCGACTATTTTGAACTAGAAGGAAACCGTGTCATTTCAGTAGATGCATTAGCACag GAAATGAATGTGGGCCCATCAGCACACGCGATACTGAAAGATTGGATAAGAAATACGGATGGGAAACTTAACTTTCTTGGATATACCAAGCTTTTGCATGGTTTGACTATTCGTAGTTCAAACACAAGGCATCATTAA
- the LOC111903418 gene encoding uncharacterized protein LOC111903418, giving the protein MAQKTCMPLHRRRHMMYTTEDTSSYYLRSIPVTDFAILSVVAFLLLLSLLSLFCIFHLRLKSRSSLHLRSFNNLWTIRLLLVVLVACWAVTQILHLPFIREPLTFSQQAYLCKFHIVLSLGFLQPGFLVTLLYLINLFIKQRNPSEKWSVLVLVKLITLPTLILQIILLFFTPLKEQLPWVLSVDSFGNKRMIYTYPLLSSVVFCAFAIVYSMGLLLACWRVVLLVINKAIRLRINMLGMTMMMALLVQILFLGAESLWMPENIGVSVVSLGIFLSVAVCGVVGEIVLVIKPIMEALETGKTT; this is encoded by the coding sequence ATGGCCCAGAAAACATGTATGCCTCTCCATCGCCGTCGCCACATGATGTATACGACAGAAGATACTTCTTCATATTACCTCCGTTCAATCCCAGTCACCGATTTTGCAATCCTTTCGGTTGTCGCCTTCCTTCTCCTCCTCTCTCTCCTCTCCCTATTCTGCATCTTTCACCTCCGTCTCAAATCCCGTTCTTCCCTCCACCTCCGGAGTTTTAACAACCTATGGACCATCCGCCTGCTTCTCGTCGTTTTGGTCGCCTGTTGGGCCGTTACGCAGATCCTCCACCTCCCCTTCATCCGAGAACCCTTAACGTTCTCACAACAAGCCTACCTATGCAAATTCCACATCGTGCTTTCTCTTGGTTTTCTCCAACCTGGTTTTCTCGTCACCCTGCTTTATCTAATCAACCTCTTCATCAAGCAACGAAACCCGTCTGAAAAATGGTCTGTACTCGTTTTGGTTAAGTTAATAACCCTACCAACGTTGATTCTACAAATAATCTTGTTGTTCTTTACGCCATTGAAGGAGCAACTGCCATGGGTGTTATCTGTTGATAGTTTCGGGAACAAAAGGATGATTTACACATACCCATTGCTAAGCAGTGTTGTTTTTTGTGCGTTTGCTATCGTATACTCAATGGGGTTGTTGCTAGCTTGTTGGCGGGTGGTGTTATTGGTGATCAATAAAGCCATCAGGTTACGAATTAACATGCTTGGGATGACAATGATGATGGCACTCTTGGTTCAGATTTTGTTCCTTGGGGCGGAGTCGTTATGGATGCCGGAAAACATAGGTGTTAGCGTGGTGTCTTTGGGGATATTTTTAAGTGTGGCGGTTTGTGGTGTGGTTGGGGAGATTGTGTTGGTGATTAAGCCCATAATGGAAGCTCTGGAAACAGGAAAAACTACTTGA